From one Triticum urartu cultivar G1812 chromosome 3, Tu2.1, whole genome shotgun sequence genomic stretch:
- the LOC125547417 gene encoding uncharacterized protein LOC125547417 translates to MHGTTPDLKVPTTIETLFSSVGSNLLFDLATSFAPPYNSISTFTSAYNLVFCDYYIYQIWRNAASTVSMQLSGVGRCHIEHDKIFVLRYDPQRLPCWDVLTDLRGHLVFVGRNKAVSIYAEGVLGLKGDCVHWIGGRGRDWGMVFHMKTGRSTPCIPLMDGVILGSPQSIICWYFLSDE, encoded by the coding sequence ATGCACGGGACGACACCAGATCTAAAAGTGCCGACCACTATAGAGACATTGTTTTCATCTGTGGGAAGCAACTTACTGTTCGACTTGGCCACCAGTTTCGCCCCGCCATATAATTCAATCTCGACTTTCACTAGCGCTTATAACCTTGTGTTCTGCGATTATTACATATACCAAATCTGGAGGAATGCAGCCTCAACGGTTAGTATGCAGCTGTCGGGAGTGGGTCGTTGTCATATCGAACATGACAAGATATTTGTTTTGAGGTATGACCCCCAGCGCCTACCATGTTGGGACGTTCTGACCGACTTAAGGGGACACTTAGTGTTTGTTGGGAGGAACAAAGCAGTGTCGATATATGCAGAAGGTGTTCTAGGACTCAAGGGTGATTGTGTGCACTGGATCGGTGGGAGAGGTAGGGATTGGGGCATGGTCTTTCACATGAAAACTGGTAGGTCAACACCTTGCATTCCCCTCATGGATGGTGTCATTCTGGGGTCTCCACAAAGCATAATCTGCTGGTACTTTCTAAGCGATGAATGA